A stretch of the Panicum virgatum strain AP13 chromosome 9N, P.virgatum_v5, whole genome shotgun sequence genome encodes the following:
- the LOC120691389 gene encoding NADH dehydrogenase [ubiquinone] 1 beta subcomplex subunit 7-like: MEAAAAAAGVQLGSSKPQIATQAEMAEARVPLPYRDQCAHLLIPLNKCRVAEYYLPWKCEPERHAYEKCQYELVMERMLQMQTIREAQEAKVKGGASIGLIPATAKLA; the protein is encoded by the coding sequence atggaggcggcggcggcagcggccggcgtgCAGCTCGGCTCCTCCAAGCCCCAGATCGCCACGCAGGCGGAGATGGCGGAGGCCCGGGTGCCGCTCCCCTACCGCGACCAGTGCGCGCACCTCCTCATCCCGCTCAACAAGTGCCGCGTCGCCGAGTACTACCTCCCATGGAAGTGCGAGCCCGAGCGCCACGCCTACGAGAAGTGCCAGTACGAGCTCGTCATGGAGCGGATGCTCCAGATGCAGACGATCCGCGAGGCGCAGGAGGCCAAGGTCAAGGGCGGCGCCTCCATTGGCCTCATCCCGGCCACCGCCAAGCTCGCCTGA